A genome region from Eurosta solidaginis isolate ZX-2024a chromosome 2, ASM4086904v1, whole genome shotgun sequence includes the following:
- the LOC137241877 gene encoding uncharacterized protein, producing the protein MFSIHIFGSTVVTDDESGNLHDESSYEDEHSFAGSEYINMRKLHNVGDGGTDVDCTLSDIENTTNDKSNSVVTRVVAKQKSKERRKREQLIKRGGLLVFWLFAAIVLMIFEEKHLLEKTLAVPQNKTKSG; encoded by the exons ATGTTTAGTATTCACATATTTG GCTCGACAGTAGTCACAGATGACGAATCTGGCAATCTCCACGACGAATCCAGTTATGAAGACGAGCACAGCTTTGCCGGCTCGGAATATATCAATATGAGAAAACTGCATAATGTAGGAGATGGGGG CACCGATGTCGACTGTACACTATCAGATATCGAAAACACAACCAACGATAAGTCAAACTCAGTTGTAACGCGTGTTGTGGCCAAACAAAAGTCCAAGGAACGACGAAAACGTGAACAACTTATAAAGCGTGGAGGTCTATTGGTATTTTGGCTATTCGCTGCTATTGTGCTAATGATATTTGAGGAGAAGCATTTGTTGGAGAAGACATTGGCTGTGCCACAGAATAAAACGAAAAGTGGGTAA